One Desulfobacterales bacterium genomic window carries:
- a CDS encoding GAF domain-containing protein yields the protein MKKKNLYTKLNLVFGLFFFFPVLGFIFFSIKYDMLSDKYVPLFFLGILIFSFAGFSILKKLFDKISNISEQMSSNYLGDFPDDTLSSGTDELQNIVQSFSAIEQRFGNTFHALEKKASEISILKELSELCYVTFDAEEILHITLERALMLTNSDLGSILTVNKVEPKTFVVKATVGLGKFVKAGDRIDFETSIAKYAVINKSPLVVEDIERDNRFGRANLAHYGTKSFVCMPIKTSKEIFGVLTISSRQDRIYTQEDVEVLTPLLSNAAFTYENLRLLKENDRNALHLRSIEKIFKILTSSFRDTELLHAVLNELQSVVPFDLAFVLTQDDSQPGHLKIFDLLISGPSNLVRGTSYPIRDSILGKVFKQESSLLVDNTCSMANALDRELFADQGCTACLLAPLKSDGSVTGVLALAAHDANMFYNAHKLITWIANGLSLAIERNRLSAAVVKRNQELDTIRQVGSALASSTFDISKVLKYTMDMIREVMNVEAGSLLFLESDELEVAVAFNIKIKSMKKFRLKIGQGIAGYVAARGKSILVNEIEKSPHFFPMVDESTGFKTESALCVPMVSQGKVIGVIEVLNKINGEFDTDDKDLLQSIATSVCIALENARLYKETVSMAEQERDIRHMFQKFVPKEVLDKIIYDSENEKPVVEELKTLTLLNIDIRGFSDLSRKIGSQKTVSLLNSFFSVMGGVVFKHSGIVDKYLGDGFLALFGAPVSSTKDADNAIAAGFEMKKSLDAVNRYLKRKFDTTVKMGISIHTGEVVVGNIGFEQKMDYTVIGDPVNTVFRLQNLTKSFPNGILISENTLRAARTRPHVGEIKTSSDLAQELGDMKVYELLGEKPDKPYVIAAR from the coding sequence TTGAAGAAAAAAAACTTATATACGAAACTGAACCTGGTATTTGGCCTTTTCTTTTTCTTTCCGGTTCTGGGATTTATCTTTTTTAGCATAAAATACGACATGCTTTCGGACAAGTATGTCCCTTTATTTTTTTTGGGCATCCTGATTTTTTCGTTTGCCGGTTTTTCCATACTAAAGAAATTGTTCGATAAAATTTCGAATATATCCGAGCAGATGTCATCCAATTATTTGGGAGACTTTCCGGATGACACGCTTTCCTCGGGCACCGATGAGCTGCAAAACATTGTGCAGTCTTTTAGCGCCATTGAACAGCGTTTTGGTAACACGTTTCATGCCCTTGAGAAAAAGGCTTCTGAAATATCCATATTAAAAGAGCTGTCAGAATTATGTTATGTTACTTTTGATGCTGAAGAGATCCTGCACATAACCCTCGAGCGTGCGCTGATGCTGACCAACTCGGACCTGGGATCGATTCTGACCGTCAACAAAGTCGAACCCAAGACATTTGTGGTCAAAGCCACCGTAGGTCTGGGAAAATTTGTCAAAGCCGGCGACCGTATTGATTTTGAAACCAGCATCGCCAAATATGCCGTTATCAACAAGTCCCCGCTCGTTGTCGAAGATATCGAAAGGGACAATCGCTTCGGTCGAGCCAATCTGGCCCACTATGGCACCAAGTCCTTTGTCTGCATGCCGATCAAAACCAGCAAGGAGATTTTCGGGGTTCTGACCATTTCCTCGCGACAGGATCGCATTTATACCCAAGAGGATGTTGAGGTTCTGACCCCTTTGTTGAGCAATGCGGCCTTTACCTATGAAAATTTGCGTCTGCTAAAAGAAAATGATCGCAACGCGCTGCACCTAAGATCTATTGAAAAAATATTTAAAATTCTGACGTCCAGCTTCAGAGACACCGAATTGCTGCATGCGGTTCTTAATGAGCTTCAAAGCGTCGTTCCGTTTGACCTGGCCTTCGTGCTGACCCAGGATGACTCACAGCCCGGGCATTTAAAGATTTTCGATTTGCTCATCAGCGGTCCCTCAAATCTGGTCAGAGGCACCAGTTATCCCATCAGAGACTCCATTCTGGGCAAAGTATTCAAGCAGGAAAGCAGTCTGCTGGTGGATAATACCTGTTCGATGGCCAATGCGCTAGATCGTGAGCTTTTTGCCGATCAGGGTTGTACCGCCTGTCTGTTGGCTCCTTTAAAAAGTGATGGCAGCGTCACCGGGGTTTTGGCCTTAGCCGCACACGATGCCAATATGTTTTACAATGCGCACAAGCTCATTACCTGGATTGCCAATGGCCTTTCGTTGGCAATTGAGCGCAACCGGCTGTCAGCTGCGGTCGTCAAACGAAACCAGGAATTGGATACCATTCGTCAGGTTGGCAGCGCACTCGCGTCGTCAACTTTTGATATCAGTAAGGTTTTAAAATACACGATGGATATGATTCGCGAGGTGATGAATGTCGAAGCCGGTTCATTGCTTTTCCTGGAAAGTGATGAACTAGAGGTTGCGGTTGCCTTCAATATCAAGATCAAATCCATGAAAAAATTTCGCCTCAAAATCGGGCAGGGGATTGCTGGTTACGTGGCTGCCAGAGGCAAATCCATACTGGTCAACGAGATTGAAAAATCCCCTCATTTTTTTCCGATGGTGGATGAGTCTACAGGATTTAAAACCGAGTCTGCACTTTGCGTGCCCATGGTATCACAGGGCAAGGTCATTGGCGTTATCGAGGTTCTCAATAAAATAAACGGGGAATTCGATACCGATGACAAAGATTTGTTGCAATCGATTGCCACATCGGTGTGTATTGCTTTGGAAAACGCCCGGCTTTACAAAGAAACCGTCAGCATGGCTGAACAAGAGCGCGATATTCGGCACATGTTCCAGAAGTTTGTCCCCAAAGAAGTTCTGGATAAAATTATTTATGATTCCGAAAATGAAAAGCCGGTGGTTGAAGAATTGAAAACCCTGACCCTGCTTAATATTGACATTCGGGGTTTTTCTGATCTTTCCCGCAAGATCGGCTCGCAAAAAACGGTCTCGCTTCTCAACAGTTTTTTCTCGGTTATGGGTGGCGTTGTCTTCAAACATTCCGGCATTGTGGACAAATACCTAGGCGATGGTTTTCTGGCCCTTTTTGGAGCGCCAGTGTCCAGTACCAAGGATGCGGATAATGCTATCGCTGCCGGTTTTGAAATGAAAAAATCCCTTGATGCGGTCAATCGATATTTGAAGCGCAAATTTGATACCACCGTCAAAATGGGCATTAGCATCCATACCGGTGAAGTGGTGGTCGGCAACATCGGCTTTGAACAAAAAATGGACTATACGGTAATCGGCGATCCCGTCAACACCGTCTTCAGGTTACAGAACCTGACAAAATCGTTTCCGAATGGGATATTAATCAGCGAAAATACGCTACGAGCGGCGCGAACTCGGCCTCATGTCGGCGAAATCAAGACATCAAGCGACCTTGCTCAGGAGCTCGGCGATATGAAAGTATATGAGTTGCTCGGTGAAAAGCCGGATAAACCTTATGTCATTGCCGCCCGTTAG
- a CDS encoding YqgE/AlgH family protein encodes MKDSGDQGFLKGQFLMAMPGLVDPNFHQTVTCMCEHNADGAMGVVINRVHHALTAKDIFEELNIDCAPGAERIPIHLGGPVHIAEIFVLHGPPFDWEASLKITPEVALSNTKDVIEAIASDKGPEAFIISLGCAGWGPGQLEAEIKQNAWLTYPVFEDNIFKMPVEDRWKEAVKKMGIDPRLLSDRAGHA; translated from the coding sequence ATGAAAGATTCGGGCGACCAGGGATTCTTAAAAGGACAATTTCTGATGGCCATGCCCGGTCTGGTAGACCCTAATTTTCACCAGACGGTCACCTGTATGTGTGAACACAACGCTGATGGCGCCATGGGGGTGGTCATCAATCGGGTCCATCATGCCCTAACGGCAAAGGATATTTTTGAAGAGCTCAACATCGATTGCGCGCCCGGGGCCGAACGAATTCCGATTCACCTCGGCGGTCCGGTCCATATTGCTGAAATTTTTGTGCTGCATGGTCCCCCATTTGATTGGGAGGCCTCTTTAAAGATTACCCCTGAGGTTGCCCTGAGCAATACAAAAGATGTTATCGAGGCGATAGCATCGGATAAAGGTCCGGAAGCATTTATTATATCTCTTGGTTGCGCCGGTTGGGGTCCGGGTCAGCTGGAAGCCGAAATTAAGCAAAATGCCTGGTTGACGTATCCGGTGTTCGAAGACAACATCTTTAAGATGCCGGTTGAAGATCGTTGGAAAGAGGCTGTCAAGAAGATGGGCATTGATCCGAGGTTGCTTTCCGATAGAGCGGGTCATGCTTGA